GGCGACCACCAAAGAATCGGATCGCCCTCATTAAACCATGGGAAAATGCCTTGAACGTACGCGCGAAGGAGGCGTTCTGGTTTGAGATCGCCTCCCCATGCTAAAAGCCCCTCATCACTCGCAATCCTCGGATCGGGAAACGTATAATCACGTGCGTGCAACTGAGGGATGAGTATCTTAGTTTCCACCGCTGTAACTAAAGACCAATTTTTTAGACTTATAATCGATCTTGCACACACCACCATTTTTAAGCTTTCCAAAAAGAACCTCTTCAGAAAGAGGTGTTTTAATCTGCTCTTGAATCACACGACGCATGACGCGAGCACCCATCTCTTTGCTGTAACCCTCCGTTGCAAGGTATTTTTTAGCCGCCATTGTAGCTTCGATCACCACATTTTTATCTTTAAGCTGTTCGGTGAGTTCACCCAAAAGCTTCTCAACCACGTTGATCATCACCGTCTCAGAGAGCGGCGCAAAATGAATCACCTCATCCAAGCGGTTTCTAAACTCTGGTGAGAAAAACTCCTTAATCGCATGATCCGTTCGTGAACTCTCACTCTTCGTAAAGCCCATCGTTGGGGCTTCTTTCGTTCCAAGATTGGAGGTCATAATGATAATAACATTGCGAAAATCGATCTTGGTTCCATTGTTGTCGGTCAAGGTCGCACTGTCAAAAATCTGAAGCAAAATATTCAGCATATCGGGATGCGCTTTTTCGATCTCATCTAAGAGTAACACGGTATAAGGGTGTTTTTTGATCGCTTCGCTGAGCTGTCCACCCTCATCATACCCTACATATCCCGGAGGTGCGCCGATCAGACGACTCACCGTGTGCTTCTCCATATATTCACTCATATCGTAACGTTCAAAATGCACGCCCAGTTCATATGCAAGCTGTTTTGCCACTTCTGTTTTGCCCACACCTGTAGGACCTGCAAACAAGAAAGAGCCAATCGGTGAAGTTGGATGCCCAAGACCCGCACGGGAGCGTTTAATCGCTTTGGTAAGAGACTCAATCGCAGCATCTTGCCCAAAAATCTTAGCCTTAAGATGCGTTTCTAAGTGTTGCATCACGGCACCCTCGTCTTTGTTCACACTGCGCGTTGGGATATTGGCAATCTTAGCAAGTACGGCTTCGATGTCACTGAGCTCCACCACTTTTTTACGTTTTTTAGCCAAGTGAAACGAAGCGCCCACTTCATCGATCAGATCAATCGCAGAATCGGGTAAAAATTTATCACTGATGTATTTTTTGGCTAGTTCCACCGAAGCTCGAATCACCTCAGTTGGGTACTTCACACCATGGTGTTGCTCGTAACTGCCTTTAAGCCCTTTGAGGATCAAAAAGGCGTCTTCAAGGCTTGGTTCTAAAACATCAATCTTGGCAAAACGACGGCTGAGCGCTTTGTCTTTATCGAAGAAATTGCGAAACTCTCCATAGGTTGTAGCACCAATGCAGCGAATTTTTCCCGAAGCAAGGGCTGGTTTAAGCAGGTTGGAAAGATCCATTGAACCACCACTCGTGGCACCAGCTCCCACGATGGTATGAATCTCATCGATAAATAAAATAGCCCCTTTTTTGGCTTCGAGTTCGTTCAGAATCTCTTTAAGACGTTTCTCAAAATCGCCTCGGTATTTGGTTCCTGAGAGAAGTGCTCCCATATCGAGGGCATAAACGGGAGTCTCTTTTAAGATTTCAGGCACAGCCCCTTCGCTGATCTTTTCAGCCAACCCTTCAACAATGGCGGTTTTACCGACACCCGGTTCGCCCACAAGCAGAGGATTGTTCTTCTTTCTGCGACACAACACTTGCATGACGCGCTTCACTTCATCGGCTCTGCCAATGAGAGGATCGATCTGTTTTTGCTTCGCAAGCGCAATCAAATCGAGCGTGTATTTTGCCAACGCACTCTCTTTTTGCTCGCCCAAACTTAGCTCTTTATTTTGAGGTGCACTGAGCGCTGTCACCTCTTCAACGATCAAAAGTTTATCAACACCTTGTTGCAGTAAAAGCGAAACACAAAAGGCATTGCCCTCATCCATCAGTGCGATTAAAAGGTCATACACACTCGCTTCTGACTTTCCCGCACTCTTTACATGTAACATCATCGTCTCAATCACACGCGAAAGGGCTACCGTTTCCAAAGGCTCATAACTCTCTTCGGTAGGCACGACTTGAGGATTGGCGACAAAGTACTTCTCCATTGAGCGTTGCAAGAGGGTAATGCTGAGTCCGCAGTTAATGAGAAGCTCTGCCACATGTTCATTGCTTAAGAGCGCAAAAAAGAGATGATCGACGGTAATGTATTCGTAGCGATGTTTTCTTACAAATGCGATGGCATCGTTGAAAACGAAATTGAGTTCTTGGTTCACCATAATCTACTCCTTTTTACATTGTACACATTTACCTTGACGTAAGGTAGAAATTTTCACTCTGCTTCCATAATGGCACGAAGGGGAAATTGTTCCTCTTTTGCCATTTTACGTACATGCGCCACTTTAGTCTCAGCGATCTCATACACATACACTCCACAAAGCCCTTTGCCTTGCTCGTGAACATTAAACATGATTTCGTTTGCCTTTTCAAAACTATGATGGAAAATTTGCATCAGCACTTTAATGACAAACTCCATGCTACTATAATCGTCATTGAGTAGCAGAACTTTGTACATGCGTGGCTCTTTGAGCTCGATCGCATCCATTGTCTCGTTTTGAAAATCTCCATTAAAATGGTGCATTGACGCCGCCTCTATTGTGCTGTAATTTTATCGATGTCTTTTTGAATAATATCCAAATCCACTTTACCGATATAAAATTTATTCTCTGGATTCGTACCATAAACATCGGTCACGTTTTGATATTTCCCCGCTTTAAGTAGCACTTTAAACGGTACTTGAAGGGTTCCTTTGTACTGAATGTCTTGAACGATTGTCTCCACCAATTTTTTGTTCTTTGGTGAATTGGTGATGAAATAGTACGCATTGTACCTAGCCGCAAAATTCTCAACAACATACTCATCGCTGACCTCTTCAAAAAAGTTCAAACCAAGAAGCATGACATCATCGCTATTTTGAAGCTGAAAGTCCATCAAAGAGGGAGCCTCTTCTTGACACGGGACACAAAAAGTGCCAAAGATGTCGATAAGAACGACTTTAGCTTCATCATCTTCGATCACAAAACCACCATTTTTACGAAGCAAAGTCAACTTCGCACCTGAAACACTTTTAAGCTCTACTTTGTCACCATCTTTATAGGTCTCTTTCACCACAGGCGCACTCGAAGTTTCTGAGCCGCATCCGAGGAATAAAAGAGAAATTGTAATCATGATTAAACGGATAAACTTTTTCATAGTTCCCTCATATAACTTTTGCTTTATTCTACTTTATTTAGATAAATAATATGTAAACTACTCTTTGTAAGCGTAATTTTTGATCGCTGTTTTAGCTTCTCTTTGGGCATCTTTCTCTTTGAGGCTCTCCCGCTTATCGTGCTCATTCTTACCACGCGCTAAGGCAATCTCAACTTTTGCAAGATTTTTGCCATTGAAATAGATCGAAAGTGGCACGATGGTGAGTCCATCTTTGGCAACTTTCATATCCCATTTACGCAACTGCTTCATGTGTAAAAGCAATTTCCTTGGCGCTCTTTCATTGGGCGCATAGTTTAAATTCGCCGTTGAGAGATGCGAAATGTGCGCATTGAGCAAAAACGCTTCCCCTTTGATGATCTTCACAAACGAATCTTTCAGATTCACCCTACTTTGGCGAATCGCCTTCACTTCACTGCCTTGAAGCACAATACCCGCTTCAAGTCTCTCTAAAATTTCATAATCATGAAACGCTTTTTTATTGCGTGCAACAGGTTCACCCATTTTTCACATCTGCCTTGTTTGATAATCTAAAAAAACTGCTTCCACTCCCGCTAAAAAACCATCCCTCTTTCGCATAAACGCTCAGTTCGGGGTACGCTTTTAAGCATGCAGGGAAAAGATCGTTAAGCTCCTCTTTCTTAAAGTGAGCCAACAATTCAGAACTTTTCAGTGCAACCATATTCAAAGCAACGGCTTGATCCATGGATTGCAAGAAATATTCCCTATAGGTTTTATACACGAGCGCGGTATTGCACGCAAGGGGTGGTGTAAACACTTCAAGATTTAAAGCAGGCTCGTCATAGTGTTCAACGATTTCACCGATGCCGCTCACATTGGCACTCGTATACCCTGAGGCAAAAAAAGGAACGTCCGCACCCACTTCGCTTCCAAGACGCATCATCGCTTCAGTATCTAGCCCCAAACCCGCATGCTCATTGAGCATTTTTAAAAACGTTGCACTGTCGCTACTGCCGCCACCAAGACCCGAGCCTGTGGGGATATTTTTCTTTACATGTAAAGCAAAATGACGCATCACCTGCTCAACTTCTTTGGTAAATCCGTGCGATTGGAGCACCTTAAACGTACGATAAAGCGTATTGTGCTCCAGCGCGCAGTTAAAATCGCCTCGTAACTCAAACAGTTCACCGCTCTTTTTAGGAACAAAGGAGAGCGTATCGTACACAGAGGGAACGAGCATAAAGCGTGAGATCAATTCGTGGTAATGACCACGCTTGCCAACAATTTTGAGAAAGATATTGACCTTTGCATGTGCTTGATAATCCATTATTTCAGCTTCTCACTCAAAGATAAGAGGGCATCATGATTGCTATTTTTACTGGCTTCAATGTTCGTTTCTTTAATCGCCTGCTCCAACTCTTCACGAAGGATCAGCATGTTTTTTGGCGCATCAAACCCTAATTTGACCACCCCTTTGGAAATTTCAATAACCCGAACCGTAATATTTTCATTTAAAACAACACCCTCTCCGATTTTTCGTGTGAGTATTAACATGTTACGCCTTTAGCGATAGTGAATTTAGGAGATATTCTACTCCATTTGCGCTGATTTCCACAACGCTGAGCATATCTGCGATAATGATTTGGTAAATGCCCTCTTCATTTTTTTCAAAATTTTCACGCACCAACTTTCGACCCAGTAAAATATCCGAAGGATCGCTAAGGTAAGCATTCAGAGGCAAATCCAGATAGTCTAAAGGGTTGAGCTCTTTTTCATTGTCATAAACAAAATCACCTTCATTGAGACGCTCCAGTGCACTGAGTGCACCCGGAAACCCCAGTTTTTCAGCGATCAAAGCGCCCATGCTTCGCACATATCCGCCCTCTGAAATCGTCATTTCAAAGGTTAAAAAAGGGTGAATGTAGTGCACCAAATGGCAGTCATAAATGGTACTGGTGATCGCTTTGAGCTCAAATGCTTTATCCGCGCGCGCCAAATCATACGCACGCTGTCCATCAATCTTTTTAGCAGAATATTTTGGAGGCAGATAGGTTTTTTCACCCACCATGCTCTGCAATACAAACGCAACAGAATCAGGATGAAATGCCATCATCTGCTCCACATGTTCGACTTTTTCAATGTCCAATGTCGGACTTGTTGCTCCCAGCCAGAGGGTAGCTCTGTACGTTTTTGGCGCTTTTTTCAAAAAACGGAACAATTTTGTAAACTGTCCAAAAGCGATGATAAGAACGCCTTGCGCAAAAGGGTCAAGTGTGCCTGAGAATCCCGCTTTTTTGACATTATAACGTCTTTTAATACGACTTAAAAAATGGTTGGAAACCATACACGAGGGCTTATACGCAACAAAAAGGCGGTTATCCTCCACTAAATCTTCTCCACAAAGGAGGCTAAGATATCCCGTTTGGTACCGCTAAAATTGATCTGCAATTTAAACTCACGCCCTACTTTGCTCACTTCCGTTATACGTCCAATGCCAAAGATCTTGTGCTTGACCAGATCGCCTTTTTTAAACGAGGTGGTTTTTTCTAAAATCAAACTTCCCTCGCACACGCCTGCTTCTTTGAGAAAACGGCTTTTGGTAAGCTCCGTTCTTCGCCCTTTGTAAAAACGACTGCCTGAAAAACTGAGTGTCAGCTCTTTTTTAGCACGTGTAATCGCCACATACCCAAGACGACGTTCTTCTTCAATGTCACTGCCGTCCCCTATGAGAGGGAAAAAGCCCTCTTCCAAACCAATGACAAAGAGGTATTCAAACTCCAAACCTTTGCTCGCATGAATGCTCATAATGGAGATGTTTTCACTATCGATCTGATCTTGATCGCTCTGCAACGCAAGCTCATTTAAAAAATCATCCACGCCCATTTGAGGGTTTTGCTTCACATAATCGCGGAAAAGTCCGTAAAATTCATCGATGTTAGAGAGGCGATCCAACGAGTCAGGCTGATTGGTGTAGTAAGCTTTGATCGCAAAAGATTCTTCAATGGCATCGATCATATCGTACGTTGAATTTTCTTGAATGCTCTGCATGTGTGCGATGTTTTGCACAAACTCTTTCAGCGCCAAAGAGGCCTTTTTCGTCGCCTCTTTTTCAATCGCAGCTTCGTTACATGTAATGTACTCATAAATCGATTGATGGTTATCGTAGGCTGATTTGATGATGCGCTCAATCGTCACTTTTCCAAGCCCACGTTTGGGACGATTGATAATGCGTTTGATCGAAAAATCATCATGAGGATTGGCAATGACGCGCAGGTAACTGATGACATCTTTGACCTCAGCACGCTCGTAAAACTTCACACCACCGACCATATTGTAAGGAATTTTCTCTTTATTGAGCCCCTCTTCTAATGAACGGCTGAGCGCGTTGATACGGTATAAAACAGCGATTTCATGAGGGTTGACACCACTTTCAATGAGCTTTCGAATCCGCTTTGCAATCGTATGCGCTTCTTGATTTTCGTCGTGTGAATCGATCACATCAATCGCTTTGCCATCACCCTTCGTACTCTCAAGTACTTTGCCAATGCGTCCACGGTTATGCTCGATAAGATCGTTTGCTGCTTTAAGAATTTGGGTTGTGGATCGGTAATTTTTCTCTAACTTAACGATTTTAACATTGTCAAACGACTCGTGAAACTCTAAAATATTTTTGATATTCGCCCCACGCCAACCGTAAATGCTCTGATCATCATCACCCACAACACAGAGATTATTGTGCGTGAAACAGAGCTTGCGAAGCAGTTTGTATTGCAGTTCATTCGTATCTTGGTACTCATCAACCATAATGTACTGGTAGCGCTTGCTCACCTCTTCGCACAAAGCGTCATCGCCTTCTAAAATTTTATAGGGGAGGACTAAAAGGTCATCAAAATCAACCAAATTATTGGATTGTAAGTAGTCTTCATACTGCTCGTAAAGCTTGGCAATCACTTGGTAGCTCTTCTGCTCCGCCTTTTCCCATGCCACTTTTGGGTCGATTAGAGATGTTTTATAGCGTGAAATCTCACTGGCGATCATGCCCGTTGAAAGTTCAGTACTCGTGCTAAAACTTTTTAAGATGCGCTTTTTATCGTCCGTATCGATGACCACAAAGCTGTTTTTTCGCCCTATTTTTTCAATATGAAACTTTAAAAAAAGCAGACCAAATTTATGAAAGGTACACAAGAGTGGCGGATAGCTGTGCTCTTCGATCATCGCCATCGCACGTTCTCTCATCTCACTTGCGGCTTTGTTGGTAAAGGTGAGCGTTAAGGTGTTCGCAGGAGGAATTCCTAAAGAGAGCAGGTACGCCAAGCGTGACGTAATCGTCTTGGTTTTACCACTGCCTGCACCTGCTAAGATAAGGACAGGACCATCGACGCATTTGACTGCATCTTGTTGTGATTCGTTTAACATCGCTAAATCTTGCATGCGTTATCTACTTTTTGATGATATAAATTGTATTTATTATAGCGAAAAAAGTTTAAGCAAAACTCCGTACCTTTCTGACACACGCATATCTCATATAAATAGAGTCTTGATCAAAGAATATGAATAGAAAAATACATTGTTTTTGCTATTATTTTTTGTTATAATCAATGCAAGTTATAAAAGAAAATTATAAGGATTATTTCATGCTTAAAGATTTCTCCAAAGTAGAAACCTTTTTAACCGTTGTGCGCGAAAAGAGCTTCTCCAAAGCCTCTAAAAAACTGGGCATTAGCCAGCCTGCTGTCACACAACAGATCAAACTCTTAGAAGAATACCTCGATATTCAAATCGTCGATCGTAAAAAAAATGGTATTAAACTCACGACCGCAGGCGAAGAGCTTTACAAAGTAGCCCTCAAGCTTGAAAAACACCTCTTAGCAGCTGAGCGTGAAATGCTTCGCTTGGTCAATAAAGAGGTTATTTTTGTCCTTGGTGCCTCGCCTGTGATTGGCAATTACATCTTGCCTGATTTTCTCAATGACATCCAAGAGGCGATCAAAAACAATGTGATGCTTAAAGTGGAAGATGCGCTGGATATTACGGAAAAACTGATCGATCGAAAAGTCGATTTGGCGTTGATTGAAGCGCCTATTTTTCAAGAAGGGATTATTTACCGCGAATGGTTGGAAGATGAACTCGTCATCACCTCTCGATCCCCTCTGCCAAAGCTCGTTAAAAAAGAGGATCTGCTCTCGTACAACTGGATTTGCCGTGAAGAAGAGTCCAATACGCGCAAAATCATTCATGAAACGTTTGAAAAGATGGATATTGATTGTAAAAGTTTTAAAGTCAAAAGCATTGTCACAAGCTCAACCGCAGTCAAACACACCCTGATGAAAGCGAATATTGAAGAGACCCCAACTGTTTCGATTCTCTCAAAACATATTGTGGCGGATGAAGTGGAACAAGGTCTTTTATTTACAACAAAAATGAAAGGGCTGAAGCTTACACGCATGCTCTATCTTTGCTACATCAAAGACCGCAAACATGATGCACTCATTGACAGTGTCATCAACTACATTATGAACAAACACGATATTAAAGCCTAAAGACTACTTTTTAATTAAGTTGTGATTATTGGGATTGGACATAAGCGCTTCCATGGAGCGCTTAATTCCCGTCTCTTTAGGCACTAGAACTGCTGCTTTTGGCGGTGTGCTTAAGTTAATAAACACAGGAATCTCTTCAATAATAATCTGCAAAATTGCCTCAATCGGCAAAGAGACCAACGAGCCAAAATTATCACTTCCAAAACCTGCTTCAAAACTGATTCTGCCGTTGTAAATTTGGGTACTCTCAAACGTGTATCCTGCTAAAAAGAACATCGTTATGGGTTTAAAATTTTGACTAATTTGAGAAGGGAGTGCTGGATCAAATGTCACATCAGCGATGTTAGTCAAAATCGAAAAATTAACACCCCGTTTAAGAAGCATCTCCAACACCTCTTTGGCGTGTTTTTTCATCAAGCCGTGAAACTCTTCACTTCCTAGTAAGCCTTCAAGCATCGCACATTCCTTTAAATTCTGCCAAGATAGATTCGATCTCGCCAATTCCCAGTTGCCAAAAACCCTCATCTTCAATATCAAACCCAAACTTTTTAATCAGCTCTTTAGGACTTTGACTTCCCCCAGCACTTAAAAAAGCGGTGTAGTTTTGCACAAAAAGAGCTTTATCGCTTTTTTTGTAAAGTCCGTACAGCGCTAAGACAAGTAACTGCCCGTAACTATAGGCGTAGCAGTAAAAAGGTGAGTGGATAAAATGGGGAATATAACTCCACCACAGCGCATAATCTTTGCTAAGCGTAATGCTTTTGCCAAACATCTTTTGGCTCTCTTGCATCCAGTATTGATTGAAGGTTTCAAGATCCAGCTCGCCCTCGTGCGCGTGTACTTTACGCTCA
Above is a genomic segment from Sulfurospirillum halorespirans DSM 13726 containing:
- the clpA gene encoding ATP-dependent Clp protease ATP-binding subunit ClpA; translated protein: MVNQELNFVFNDAIAFVRKHRYEYITVDHLFFALLSNEHVAELLINCGLSITLLQRSMEKYFVANPQVVPTEESYEPLETVALSRVIETMMLHVKSAGKSEASVYDLLIALMDEGNAFCVSLLLQQGVDKLLIVEEVTALSAPQNKELSLGEQKESALAKYTLDLIALAKQKQIDPLIGRADEVKRVMQVLCRRKKNNPLLVGEPGVGKTAIVEGLAEKISEGAVPEILKETPVYALDMGALLSGTKYRGDFEKRLKEILNELEAKKGAILFIDEIHTIVGAGATSGGSMDLSNLLKPALASGKIRCIGATTYGEFRNFFDKDKALSRRFAKIDVLEPSLEDAFLILKGLKGSYEQHHGVKYPTEVIRASVELAKKYISDKFLPDSAIDLIDEVGASFHLAKKRKKVVELSDIEAVLAKIANIPTRSVNKDEGAVMQHLETHLKAKIFGQDAAIESLTKAIKRSRAGLGHPTSPIGSFLFAGPTGVGKTEVAKQLAYELGVHFERYDMSEYMEKHTVSRLIGAPPGYVGYDEGGQLSEAIKKHPYTVLLLDEIEKAHPDMLNILLQIFDSATLTDNNGTKIDFRNVIIIMTSNLGTKEAPTMGFTKSESSRTDHAIKEFFSPEFRNRLDEVIHFAPLSETVMINVVEKLLGELTEQLKDKNVVIEATMAAKKYLATEGYSKEMGARVMRRVIQEQIKTPLSEEVLFGKLKNGGVCKIDYKSKKLVFSYSGGN
- a CDS encoding ATP-dependent Clp protease adaptor ClpS — translated: MHHFNGDFQNETMDAIELKEPRMYKVLLLNDDYSSMEFVIKVLMQIFHHSFEKANEIMFNVHEQGKGLCGVYVYEIAETKVAHVRKMAKEEQFPLRAIMEAE
- a CDS encoding thioredoxin, encoding MKKFIRLIMITISLLFLGCGSETSSAPVVKETYKDGDKVELKSVSGAKLTLLRKNGGFVIEDDEAKVVLIDIFGTFCVPCQEEAPSLMDFQLQNSDDVMLLGLNFFEEVSDEYVVENFAARYNAYYFITNSPKNKKLVETIVQDIQYKGTLQVPFKVLLKAGKYQNVTDVYGTNPENKFYIGKVDLDIIQKDIDKITAQ
- the smpB gene encoding SsrA-binding protein SmpB; this encodes MGEPVARNKKAFHDYEILERLEAGIVLQGSEVKAIRQSRVNLKDSFVKIIKGEAFLLNAHISHLSTANLNYAPNERAPRKLLLHMKQLRKWDMKVAKDGLTIVPLSIYFNGKNLAKVEIALARGKNEHDKRESLKEKDAQREAKTAIKNYAYKE
- a CDS encoding 4-(cytidine 5'-diphospho)-2-C-methyl-D-erythritol kinase, with product MDYQAHAKVNIFLKIVGKRGHYHELISRFMLVPSVYDTLSFVPKKSGELFELRGDFNCALEHNTLYRTFKVLQSHGFTKEVEQVMRHFALHVKKNIPTGSGLGGGSSDSATFLKMLNEHAGLGLDTEAMMRLGSEVGADVPFFASGYTSANVSGIGEIVEHYDEPALNLEVFTPPLACNTALVYKTYREYFLQSMDQAVALNMVALKSSELLAHFKKEELNDLFPACLKAYPELSVYAKEGWFFSGSGSSFFRLSNKADVKNG
- the csrA gene encoding carbon storage regulator CsrA, which codes for MLILTRKIGEGVVLNENITVRVIEISKGVVKLGFDAPKNMLILREELEQAIKETNIEASKNSNHDALLSLSEKLK
- the truB gene encoding tRNA pseudouridine(55) synthase TruB, translated to MVSNHFLSRIKRRYNVKKAGFSGTLDPFAQGVLIIAFGQFTKLFRFLKKAPKTYRATLWLGATSPTLDIEKVEHVEQMMAFHPDSVAFVLQSMVGEKTYLPPKYSAKKIDGQRAYDLARADKAFELKAITSTIYDCHLVHYIHPFLTFEMTISEGGYVRSMGALIAEKLGFPGALSALERLNEGDFVYDNEKELNPLDYLDLPLNAYLSDPSDILLGRKLVRENFEKNEEGIYQIIIADMLSVVEISANGVEYLLNSLSLKA
- a CDS encoding ATP-dependent helicase; translated protein: MQDLAMLNESQQDAVKCVDGPVLILAGAGSGKTKTITSRLAYLLSLGIPPANTLTLTFTNKAASEMRERAMAMIEEHSYPPLLCTFHKFGLLFLKFHIEKIGRKNSFVVIDTDDKKRILKSFSTSTELSTGMIASEISRYKTSLIDPKVAWEKAEQKSYQVIAKLYEQYEDYLQSNNLVDFDDLLVLPYKILEGDDALCEEVSKRYQYIMVDEYQDTNELQYKLLRKLCFTHNNLCVVGDDDQSIYGWRGANIKNILEFHESFDNVKIVKLEKNYRSTTQILKAANDLIEHNRGRIGKVLESTKGDGKAIDVIDSHDENQEAHTIAKRIRKLIESGVNPHEIAVLYRINALSRSLEEGLNKEKIPYNMVGGVKFYERAEVKDVISYLRVIANPHDDFSIKRIINRPKRGLGKVTIERIIKSAYDNHQSIYEYITCNEAAIEKEATKKASLALKEFVQNIAHMQSIQENSTYDMIDAIEESFAIKAYYTNQPDSLDRLSNIDEFYGLFRDYVKQNPQMGVDDFLNELALQSDQDQIDSENISIMSIHASKGLEFEYLFVIGLEEGFFPLIGDGSDIEEERRLGYVAITRAKKELTLSFSGSRFYKGRRTELTKSRFLKEAGVCEGSLILEKTTSFKKGDLVKHKIFGIGRITEVSKVGREFKLQINFSGTKRDILASFVEKI
- a CDS encoding LysR family transcriptional regulator — its product is MLKDFSKVETFLTVVREKSFSKASKKLGISQPAVTQQIKLLEEYLDIQIVDRKKNGIKLTTAGEELYKVALKLEKHLLAAEREMLRLVNKEVIFVLGASPVIGNYILPDFLNDIQEAIKNNVMLKVEDALDITEKLIDRKVDLALIEAPIFQEGIIYREWLEDELVITSRSPLPKLVKKEDLLSYNWICREEESNTRKIIHETFEKMDIDCKSFKVKSIVTSSTAVKHTLMKANIEETPTVSILSKHIVADEVEQGLLFTTKMKGLKLTRMLYLCYIKDRKHDALIDSVINYIMNKHDIKA